A stretch of DNA from Campylobacter concisus:
AGCTTTAAGTAAGCTTAGCGAGCATGAATTTTTATATTACGCAGATGTAAAAAATGTCCCATATGGACAAAAGAGTAGGGATGAGATATTAAAATTTAGCTTTGATGCGGTTAAATTTCTCATAGAAAATGGCTCAAACGCTGTTGTAGTAGCTTGTAACACAGCAACAAGCGTGGCAATAAAAGATATTAGAGCAAAGTTAAGTGTGCCAATCATCGGCATGGAGCCAGCCATAAAAAAGGCTCATGACTTAAGCTATAATGATGCCTTAAAAACGCTTGTCATAGCCACTCCAGTCACCGTAAATGGTGCAAAGCTAAAAGAGCTGATCATAAATTTACACGCAAAAGATAAGACTGAGCTGCTCGCTCTACCTCGCCTTGTAAATTTTGCTGAAAATGGAGAATTTGACACCGAGAATGTGAAATCATATCTAAAAGAAGAGTTAGCCAAATTTGATCTAAGCAAATTTGGGTTTTTAGTGCTTGGCTGCACACACTTTAACTATTTTAAAGATAGCCTAAGAGAAATTTTGCCGTCAAATATAAGCATAATTGATGGCAATGAAGGGACAATAAATCGCCTTATAAGTGAGCTTGGACTAAAAATTTCTACTTTAGATCAAGCCCCAAAAGTTAGATTTTTCTATTCTGGTGATGAAGTATTCAGTAAATTTGAGCTAGATAAAATTTCAAGAAATTTAACTCATCTAAAAAAGATGAGGGCAATCTGCTAGGTTAAATTTAACTAAATATCACAAGTGAAAATTTAGAAAAATACACTAAATTTTACGTATTTTTATATGTATTTAGGCTTTTCTTTGCCTTATTATATAAACCACACTTATTACAGCAACTACAGCTAAAAGAGAGATCGTGATCAATAAAAGTGTCTGTTTGCTAGGATTTGAACCTAGAAAATAGCCAACTCCAAGCAAAACAGCACACCAAATCCCAGCTCCAAGCGTGGTAAATAGGCAAAATCTAAAAATGTTCATCTTAGCAAGTCCGGCTGGTAGGCTTATGTATTGACGAATGCCGGGAATCAGACGTGAGTTAAATGTAGAAATTTCGCCGTG
This window harbors:
- the murI gene encoding glutamate racemase encodes the protein MKIGIFDSGLGGLSVLNEALSKLSEHEFLYYADVKNVPYGQKSRDEILKFSFDAVKFLIENGSNAVVVACNTATSVAIKDIRAKLSVPIIGMEPAIKKAHDLSYNDALKTLVIATPVTVNGAKLKELIINLHAKDKTELLALPRLVNFAENGEFDTENVKSYLKEELAKFDLSKFGFLVLGCTHFNYFKDSLREILPSNISIIDGNEGTINRLISELGLKISTLDQAPKVRFFYSGDEVFSKFELDKISRNLTHLKKMRAIC